A section of the Passer domesticus isolate bPasDom1 chromosome 17, bPasDom1.hap1, whole genome shotgun sequence genome encodes:
- the LOC135282487 gene encoding solute carrier family 2, facilitated glucose transporter member 11-like, protein MTGFLSNLVQYQGLFRMITVLGIGGTFQIGFQISTITYMSQHVKAFINETWLERYGYPIQQDNLLLLWSITVSIFGIGGLLGSSGSRYLTVKFGKKKCLLCNNVLMIVAASIMGCSKISQSFEMILIGRFMCGVSAGLCVPLHHQYVGEISPRKLRGFANSTSSFFWTLGKAIGQISGQRELLGSQSLWPVLMASCGLPALVQLVALPFFPESPPYLLMQKGDQEGCKKAIRQLWGEGQHQAEIDDIMKEKATMKNTKILSVLELVKEPAFRWQLYMIVTLTATIQLCGINAIYFYTFEVLEAAGFDEKMASYMTLSIGLSELVAAVVCSSIIERLGRKVLLRGGYWIMGSLLAAITVTLSLQDWYFWMPYCSLALIILFTVVFAVGPGGATVSTRVEIFKLSCRPPAFVISAVLNWLGVFVIGTTFPFIVERLKHFCFLIFMVVLFTSGMIIHLFLPETKGKSIMEITEEFDKLNFKNKHIPATPNHVTEDYTFCTRL, encoded by the exons ATGACTGGTTTCCTTTCAAACCTG GTTCAGTACCAGGGGCTCTTTCGAATGATCACTGTCCTGGGGATTGGTGGCACATTCCAAATTGGCTTTCAAATTTCCACCATCACCTACATGTCTCAG CATGTTAAGGCTTTCATCAATGAAACCTGGCTGGAGCGCTATGGCTATCCCATCCAGCAGGAtaacctcctgctgctgtggtcTATCACCGTGTCCATCTTTGGGATAGGAGGGCTCTTGGGCTCTTCAGGAAGCAGATACCTCACTGTCAAATTTGGCAA AAAGAAATGTCTCTTGTGCAACAACGTGCTGATGATAGTGGCAGCATCCATCATGGGCTGCAGTAAAATATCCCAGTCCTTTGAGATGATTCTAATTGGACGCTTCATGTGTGGAGTAAGTGCAG GTCTTTGTGTTCCTCTACATCACCAATATGTTGGAGAAATTTCCCCTAGGAAGCTCCGTGGATTTGCAAACTCtacttcctctttcttttggaCTTTGGGAAAAGCCATAGGGCAAATTTCAGGACAAAG ggagctgctgggcagccaGTCGCTGTGGCCCGTGCTGATGGCCTCCTGTGGCCTCCCAGCACTGGTCCAGCTGGTCGCACTTCCCTTCTTCCCAGAGTCCCCACCCTATCTCCTCATGCAGAAAGGAGACCAGGAAGGCTGCAAAAAAG CCATAAGGCAGCTTTGGGGTGAAGGCCAACACCAAGCAGAGATTGATGACATCATGAAAGAGAAAGCAACAATGAAAAACACCAAGATCTTGAGTGTCCTGGAACTAGTGAAAGAACCAGCTTTCCGTTGGCAGCTGTACATGATAGTTACTCTGACCGCCACAATTCAGCTATGTGGCATCAATGCA atttatttttatacttttgAAGTCCTCGAGGCAGCTGGCTTTGATGAAAAAATGGCCTCCTACATGACCCTCTCTATTGGACTCTCTGAACTCGTAGCTGCTGTAGTCTGT AGCTCCATCATTGAGAGGCTGGGCAGGAAAGTGCTCCTAAGAGGAGGCTACTGGATCATGGGTTCACTGCTAGCTGCTATCACCGTgactctgtccctgcag gaCTGGTACTTCTGGATGCCatactgcagccttgctctcatTATCCTGTTTACAGTTGTCTTTGCTGTTGGGCCAG gTGGTGCCACGGTTTCCACCAGGGTTGAAATTTTCAAGCTGTCCTGCAGACCCCCTGCCTTCGTGATCAGCGCTGTTCTGAACTGGCTGGGGGTGTTTGTGATCGGCACCACGTTCCCATTCATCGTG GAAAGACTGAAGCACTTCTGCTTCCTCATCTTTATGGTGGTACTTTTCACTTCAGGGATGATTATCCACCTGTTCCTTccagaaacaaaagggaaatcAATCATGGAAATCACAGAAGAATTCGATAAGCTAAACTTTAAAAACAAGCATATTCCAGCAACTCCAAATCATGTCACAGAGGATTACACCTTCTGCACCAGGCTTTGA
- the LOC135282489 gene encoding solute carrier family 2, facilitated glucose transporter member 11-like isoform X3 has protein sequence MAAFLSNLVQFRGLFQMILVLGIGGSFPYGFHISVINYPSVHIRKFINETWIDRHGSPLHPETIMLLWSFIVSVYGIGGFLGSLCCGYLTTKYRKKKCQMFTNLIMLVAALFMGLSKTAKSFEMVLVGRFLYGIGAAIRKLWGEGDHQAEIDDIMKEKGAMASTKTLRVLEVIKERSLRWQLYILVIVMTTLQLCGINAIYFYSFEVFHTAKFEEYLIPYVSLGVGLCECLSSILCSTLIDRFGRKVLLWGGYLLMSSVLALLTTTLSLQHRFFWMHYFSVILIFLFVVFFGIGPSGATISVMVEIFSQSYRPSAFLIVGCINWMGLFVLGMIFPVIVDNLGPLCFLIFLGILVLSAIFIYLYLPETKGKSIMEIKAEFNKLNFGKKEASVTENNFPKEQLSCTKL, from the exons ATGGCTGCCTTCCTCTCCAACCTG GTTCAGTTCCGGGGCCTGTTTCAAATGATCTTAGTGCTGGGAATTGGTGGCAGTTTCCCATATGGATTCCATATTTCTGTCATCAACTATCCTTCTGTG CACATCAGGAAGTTTATTAATGAAACCTGGATAGATCGCCACGGCTCTCCCCTCCACCCCGAGACAATCATGCTGCTGTGGTCCTTCATCGTGTCTGTTTATGGGATAGGAGGATTCCTGGGAAGCCTCTGCTGTGGCTACCTGACTACAAAATACAGGAA gaaaaagtgCCAAATGTTCACCAACCTGATCATGTTGGTAGCTGCACTTTTCATGGGCCTCAGTAAAACAGCCAAATCCTTCGAGATGGTTCTGGTTGGGCGCTTTCTCTATGGCATTGGTGCAG CCATCAGGAAGCTCTGGGGGGAAGGAGACCACCAAGCAGAAATTGATGACATTATGAAGGAGAAGGGTGCAATGGCGAGCACGAAAACCTTGCGTGTCCTTGAAGTAATAAAAGAGCGATCCTTGCGCTGGCAGCTCTACATTTTGGTGATTGTCATGACCacgctgcagctctgtgggataAATGCA ATATACTTCTATTCTTTTGAAGTATTCCACACAGCCAAGTTTGAAGAATACCTTATCCCATACGTGTCCCTGGGAGTCGGGTTGTGTGAGTGCTTGTCCTCCATACTGTGT AGCACCCTGATAGACCGCTTTGGGCGGAaggtgctgctctggggtggaTACTTGCTgatgagctctgtgctggcgCTGCTCACCACGACCCTGTCACTGCAG CATCGCTTTTTCTGGATGCATTACTTCAGTGTTATCTTGATCTTCCTGTTCGTTGTCTTCTTTGGAATTGGACCCT CTGGAGCCACCATATCTGTGATGGTTGAGATCTTCAGCCAGTCATACAGACCATCAGCCTTTCTGATTGTTGGCTGCATCAACTGGATGGGACTCTTTGTACTTGGGATGATTTTTCCAGTAATTGTT GATAACCTTGGACCCCTCTGCTTCCTTATCTTTTTGGGAATCCTTGTTTTATCAGCAATTTTCATCTACCTGTATCTTCCTGAGACCAAGGGAAAATCAATCatggaaataaaagcagaattCAATAAGCTGAACTTTGGGAAAAAAGAAGCCTCTGTCACTGAAAATAACTTTCCTAAGGAACAGTTGTCTTGCACCAAGCTCTGA
- the LOC135282489 gene encoding solute carrier family 2, facilitated glucose transporter member 11-like isoform X1, which yields MAAFLSNLVQFRGLFQMILVLGIGGSFPYGFHISVINYPSVHIRKFINETWIDRHGSPLHPETIMLLWSFIVSVYGIGGFLGSLCCGYLTTKYRKKKCQMFTNLIMLVAALFMGLSKTAKSFEMVLVGRFLYGIGAGFSLNIHPQYVGEISPKKLRGFTNATVAVFLTLGKLTGQVVGLREILGSEALWPWLLASSGLSALVQLVTLPFFPDSPSYLLIQKGNEEACRKAIRKLWGEGDHQAEIDDIMKEKGAMASTKTLRVLEVIKERSLRWQLYILVIVMTTLQLCGINAIYFYSFEVFHTAKFEEYLIPYVSLGVGLCECLSSILCSTLIDRFGRKVLLWGGYLLMSSVLALLTTTLSLQHRFFWMHYFSVILIFLFVVFFGIGPSGATISVMVEIFSQSYRPSAFLIVGCINWMGLFVLGMIFPVIVDNLGPLCFLIFLGILVLSAIFIYLYLPETKGKSIMEIKAEFNKLNFGKKEASVTENNFPKEQLSCTKL from the exons ATGGCTGCCTTCCTCTCCAACCTG GTTCAGTTCCGGGGCCTGTTTCAAATGATCTTAGTGCTGGGAATTGGTGGCAGTTTCCCATATGGATTCCATATTTCTGTCATCAACTATCCTTCTGTG CACATCAGGAAGTTTATTAATGAAACCTGGATAGATCGCCACGGCTCTCCCCTCCACCCCGAGACAATCATGCTGCTGTGGTCCTTCATCGTGTCTGTTTATGGGATAGGAGGATTCCTGGGAAGCCTCTGCTGTGGCTACCTGACTACAAAATACAGGAA gaaaaagtgCCAAATGTTCACCAACCTGATCATGTTGGTAGCTGCACTTTTCATGGGCCTCAGTAAAACAGCCAAATCCTTCGAGATGGTTCTGGTTGGGCGCTTTCTCTATGGCATTGGTGCAG GTTTTtctctcaatatacatcctcaGTATGTAGGGGAGATTTCACCCAAGAAGTTGCGTGGGTTTACCAACGCCACTGTTGCTGTTTTTCTGACCCTGGGAAAACTCACAGGACAGGTTGTTGGACTACG GGAGATTTTAGGAAGCGAAGCTTTGTGGCCATGGTTGTTAGCATCTAGTGGACTTTCAGCACTGGTTCAACTGGTTACCCTCCCATTTTTCCCTGATTCACCATCCTACCTCCTGATACAGAAGGGTAATGAGGAAGCCTGCAGGAAAG CCATCAGGAAGCTCTGGGGGGAAGGAGACCACCAAGCAGAAATTGATGACATTATGAAGGAGAAGGGTGCAATGGCGAGCACGAAAACCTTGCGTGTCCTTGAAGTAATAAAAGAGCGATCCTTGCGCTGGCAGCTCTACATTTTGGTGATTGTCATGACCacgctgcagctctgtgggataAATGCA ATATACTTCTATTCTTTTGAAGTATTCCACACAGCCAAGTTTGAAGAATACCTTATCCCATACGTGTCCCTGGGAGTCGGGTTGTGTGAGTGCTTGTCCTCCATACTGTGT AGCACCCTGATAGACCGCTTTGGGCGGAaggtgctgctctggggtggaTACTTGCTgatgagctctgtgctggcgCTGCTCACCACGACCCTGTCACTGCAG CATCGCTTTTTCTGGATGCATTACTTCAGTGTTATCTTGATCTTCCTGTTCGTTGTCTTCTTTGGAATTGGACCCT CTGGAGCCACCATATCTGTGATGGTTGAGATCTTCAGCCAGTCATACAGACCATCAGCCTTTCTGATTGTTGGCTGCATCAACTGGATGGGACTCTTTGTACTTGGGATGATTTTTCCAGTAATTGTT GATAACCTTGGACCCCTCTGCTTCCTTATCTTTTTGGGAATCCTTGTTTTATCAGCAATTTTCATCTACCTGTATCTTCCTGAGACCAAGGGAAAATCAATCatggaaataaaagcagaattCAATAAGCTGAACTTTGGGAAAAAAGAAGCCTCTGTCACTGAAAATAACTTTCCTAAGGAACAGTTGTCTTGCACCAAGCTCTGA
- the LOC135282489 gene encoding solute carrier family 2, facilitated glucose transporter member 11-like isoform X2, with translation MVQFRGLFQMILVLGIGGSFPYGFHISVINYPSVHIRKFINETWIDRHGSPLHPETIMLLWSFIVSVYGIGGFLGSLCCGYLTTKYRKKKCQMFTNLIMLVAALFMGLSKTAKSFEMVLVGRFLYGIGAGFSLNIHPQYVGEISPKKLRGFTNATVAVFLTLGKLTGQVVGLREILGSEALWPWLLASSGLSALVQLVTLPFFPDSPSYLLIQKGNEEACRKAIRKLWGEGDHQAEIDDIMKEKGAMASTKTLRVLEVIKERSLRWQLYILVIVMTTLQLCGINAIYFYSFEVFHTAKFEEYLIPYVSLGVGLCECLSSILCSTLIDRFGRKVLLWGGYLLMSSVLALLTTTLSLQHRFFWMHYFSVILIFLFVVFFGIGPSGATISVMVEIFSQSYRPSAFLIVGCINWMGLFVLGMIFPVIVDNLGPLCFLIFLGILVLSAIFIYLYLPETKGKSIMEIKAEFNKLNFGKKEASVTENNFPKEQLSCTKL, from the exons ATG GTTCAGTTCCGGGGCCTGTTTCAAATGATCTTAGTGCTGGGAATTGGTGGCAGTTTCCCATATGGATTCCATATTTCTGTCATCAACTATCCTTCTGTG CACATCAGGAAGTTTATTAATGAAACCTGGATAGATCGCCACGGCTCTCCCCTCCACCCCGAGACAATCATGCTGCTGTGGTCCTTCATCGTGTCTGTTTATGGGATAGGAGGATTCCTGGGAAGCCTCTGCTGTGGCTACCTGACTACAAAATACAGGAA gaaaaagtgCCAAATGTTCACCAACCTGATCATGTTGGTAGCTGCACTTTTCATGGGCCTCAGTAAAACAGCCAAATCCTTCGAGATGGTTCTGGTTGGGCGCTTTCTCTATGGCATTGGTGCAG GTTTTtctctcaatatacatcctcaGTATGTAGGGGAGATTTCACCCAAGAAGTTGCGTGGGTTTACCAACGCCACTGTTGCTGTTTTTCTGACCCTGGGAAAACTCACAGGACAGGTTGTTGGACTACG GGAGATTTTAGGAAGCGAAGCTTTGTGGCCATGGTTGTTAGCATCTAGTGGACTTTCAGCACTGGTTCAACTGGTTACCCTCCCATTTTTCCCTGATTCACCATCCTACCTCCTGATACAGAAGGGTAATGAGGAAGCCTGCAGGAAAG CCATCAGGAAGCTCTGGGGGGAAGGAGACCACCAAGCAGAAATTGATGACATTATGAAGGAGAAGGGTGCAATGGCGAGCACGAAAACCTTGCGTGTCCTTGAAGTAATAAAAGAGCGATCCTTGCGCTGGCAGCTCTACATTTTGGTGATTGTCATGACCacgctgcagctctgtgggataAATGCA ATATACTTCTATTCTTTTGAAGTATTCCACACAGCCAAGTTTGAAGAATACCTTATCCCATACGTGTCCCTGGGAGTCGGGTTGTGTGAGTGCTTGTCCTCCATACTGTGT AGCACCCTGATAGACCGCTTTGGGCGGAaggtgctgctctggggtggaTACTTGCTgatgagctctgtgctggcgCTGCTCACCACGACCCTGTCACTGCAG CATCGCTTTTTCTGGATGCATTACTTCAGTGTTATCTTGATCTTCCTGTTCGTTGTCTTCTTTGGAATTGGACCCT CTGGAGCCACCATATCTGTGATGGTTGAGATCTTCAGCCAGTCATACAGACCATCAGCCTTTCTGATTGTTGGCTGCATCAACTGGATGGGACTCTTTGTACTTGGGATGATTTTTCCAGTAATTGTT GATAACCTTGGACCCCTCTGCTTCCTTATCTTTTTGGGAATCCTTGTTTTATCAGCAATTTTCATCTACCTGTATCTTCCTGAGACCAAGGGAAAATCAATCatggaaataaaagcagaattCAATAAGCTGAACTTTGGGAAAAAAGAAGCCTCTGTCACTGAAAATAACTTTCCTAAGGAACAGTTGTCTTGCACCAAGCTCTGA